One stretch of Candida orthopsilosis Co 90-125, chromosome 3 draft sequence DNA includes these proteins:
- a CDS encoding Ycr016w protein (S. cerevisiae homolog YCR016W localizes to nucleolus) yields MSPIPAWKRAGLSVQHNKTQEDENDLLETRRIDTAELTKNQLKKVSNKRKLQEALGTSSGKNNGGNKKPPKRIKLPKNERKPPPVKDQLTYLKQFAHDKANWKFNKSKQNWILKNLRDIPNEYEPELILYLSTLQGGSRDRLVDELKQVIEKWNIKYEETERKIEERLLNGDNKEQEQEEPTQEKEESKDEAKTDESKENQDELNLEYVVRCKAILDSLIDGKVKVKGHGNENRTQNDNAESSKDDTEEENDGEVGDGTKVENEDEAENNDEIADPRSEEKKDKNDRKKDKKRNKKKDKKEKKEKKKSKSKARSESPSETSDTPNLIINEVDV; encoded by the coding sequence ATGAGTCCTATCCCTGCATGGAAAAGAGCTGGTCTTAGTGTCCAACACAATAAAACAcaagaagatgaaaatgactTACTAGAAACGAGAAGAATAGATACAGCAGAATTAACcaagaatcaattgaaaaaagtcaGTAATAAGCGTAAACTACAAGAAGCTCTTGGCACTTCATCTGGCAAGAACAACGGCGGAAACAAGAAACCACCGAAGAGGATAAAGTTACCAAAAAATGAAAGAAAACCACCACCGGTCAAAGATCAATTAACTtatttaaaacaatttgcaCACGATAAAGCCAACTGGAAGTTCAACAAActgaaacaaaattggatcttgaagaatttgagAGATATACCAAATGAATATGAACCTGAATTGATATTGTACTTGTCAACTTTACAAGGTGGATCAAGGGATCGattagttgatgaattaaaaCAAGTGATTGAGAAGTGGAATATCAAGTATGAAGAAACGGAGAGGAAGATTGAGGAGAGGTTACTTAATGGTGATAACAAGGAACAGGAGCAAGAGGAACCGACACAGGAAAAGGAGGAACTGAAGGACGAAGCAAAGACAGACGAATCAAAGGAGAAtcaagatgaattgaatttggaataCGTGGTGAGATGTAAAGCTATACTAGATTCATTAATTGATGGAAAGGTAAAAGTTAAAGGCCACGGTAATGAGAACAGGACGCAAAATGACAATGCAGAGTCATCCAAGGATGATACCGAAGAGGAAAATGACGGTGAAGTGGGCGATGGAACCAAGGtagaaaatgaagatgaagctGAAAACAATGACGAAATTGCGGACCCCAGATCcgaagaaaagaaggataAGAATGACAGGAAGAAGGACAAGAAGaggaacaagaagaaggacaagaaggagaagaaggagaagaagaagtcCAAGTCCAAAGCCAGATCTGAATCCCCTAGTGAGACAAGTGATACTCCTAATTTGATTATAAATGAGGTTGATGTATAA
- a CDS encoding Tip120 protein (protein similar to human and rat TBP-binding transcription regulatory protein), with protein MPDINFNSLEDRAIDVDPDIRFMALEDLRKFLTDDTITISRTAINQSLNNMIPTLLKMLNDPNPDVQNQAVKSFEPMVRYLNNDSIVKLVKRLFALVQESNNKDSSSSRATTSFRSFTISIPNMALRSLFAQSNSRAKSDFVSDKLSISNYKYERELAESITRYLIPLILENDTTIDNIELLIDLINELGYVLAQEELIRLGKYFIDVGFKESGIIGKKAIVGLEGVTALIRSADVIDQLVDEISTQAQQSKLNNKSFVLYQLYSVILNRGIKPEKIDQIYNTVKLEIESATTGDDDEDLDYDLLEQQNALKEEAFTTLIDLVNQNFLSIKFKNEVLSIITKYLKYDPLHDDSDEDIDSDGEDEIDFSDDEIEAADDSDYDNSWKLRAKATILIRSLLASFPDTLEILSREVLPILPLRDLNDQVVIEAAKSCIAIVQATSPRDSQNVQSIGSILRDRLEDVKEEQLPLFLRIVESLNRFDNLPLIEATFSILSQRNVVSSSSLDYLQFYSSVLKFHDNLNYTVVERISKDVATNLEDRSLNLILESLRCLSILLKHKEATKISNIDEILELLTDKVENSKQYPSDLVRLAIICLGEALANDLVSSEKGVLEVFKTSVGYEGTSKVTIDVLKNLYNLKSIPENYSLFIIDKLTNYILSSNEAISLATLTLLNEIVQKVPPRKYDDIIFNLLQLLRVTSPLNYQYIFSIFNHLSNDLLGDVEYRKQLMQILIRLVNDKKINGDDRLFFYLVAAACQVDQAVYSQLEQDLSANLQITPKILAVCADDETKQELISKRSKEFHNYYTCDINNPHFSFVILFLAFSHGDVPDLSVDSLIQLLQKPDFTNDANVQAASTALGLVAESDTEKAVPQILSAYRAENLSSVRGSLIDSLKVIVDQCDQGQKLQTWQSVFSLQSEYDHDLVPELRKSGELLGSIAFSINEPEIRQFGDNQSDKRKIYLMLVVSKSLISGLESSNTNDKLLSYLVTASITWLDIVDVDIRQIVVGNLLTGIHSKPNIVLPLLNNLILPHLYKQLTAEKAFKKIITMGPYKYVLDQGLEIRKLCYEFIYSILAIDESSLAKYNINIQLIAQKIIEHGLIDDQSDIIVLSCMNLLNFLDLHESQFKELIKNSNQEFINNFINGLNTQLNKKLSAKASSQETENHQERIKSIIKLSKKINVMVEALQSELNDANFFDAWNQYHNNIKQNFAVFYNSAKI; from the coding sequence ATGCCAGATATAAACTTCAATTCACTCGAAGATAGAGCCATTGATGTTGACCCAGATATCAGGTTTATGGCATTGGAGGATTTGCGTAAGTTTCTAACTGATGATACAATTACCATCAGTCGAACTGCCATCAATCAGTCATTAAACAACATGATCCCCactcttttgaaaatgttaaACGATCCCAACCCAGATGTTCAAAACCAAGCAGTTAAATCATTCGAACCAATGGTTAGgtatttgaataatgatTCTATTGTTAAACTAGTCAAGAGGTTGTTTGCGTTAGTACAAGAGAGTAACAATAAGGATTCGTCATCTTCAAGAGCAACCACTAGTTTTAGAAGCTTTACTATTTCGATCCCCAATATGGCATTGAGATCTTTGTTTGCGCAGTCCAATTCGAGGGCTAAATCTGATTTTGTTTCGGATAAATtgtcaatatcaaactACAAGTATGAACGTGAATTAGCAGAATCGATAACTAGATACCTCAttccattgattttggaaaatgataCAACTATTGATAATATAGAATTATTAATTGATTTAATCAATGAATTGGGATACGTACTTGCACAAGAGGAGTTGATAAGGTTGGGAAAGTATTTCATCGATGTTGGGTTCAAAGAACTGGGAATTATTGGCAAGAAGGCAATAGTTGGACTTGAGGGGGTTACAGCATTGATTCGTTCAGCGGAtgtaattgatcaattagTTGACGAGATCTCAACTCAAGctcaacaatcaaaattaaataaTAAATCATTTGTTTTATATCAATTATATTCAGTCATTTTGAATAGAGGTATTAAACCGGAAAAGATTGACCAAATTTACAATACCGTCAAACTAGAAATAGAGTCCGCCACCACAggtgatgacgatgaagatttaGACTATGATTTACTCGAACAGCAAAATGCATTAAAAGAGGAGGCATTTACTACATTGATCGATTTGGTgaatcaaaactttttatcGATAAAGTTTAAAAATGAAGTTCTTTCAATAATCACCAAATATCTCAAGTACGACCCATTACATGATGATAGTGATGAGGATATTGATTCAGATGGTGAGGATGAAATAGACTTCAGCGATGATGAAATCGAAGCTGCCGATGATCTGGATTATGACAATTCATGGAAATTAAGAGCCAAAGCTACTATATTAATTCGTTCATTACTTGCAAGCTTTCCTGATACTTTGGAAATATTGTCAAGAGAGGTATTGCCTATACTTCCACTTAGAGACTTGAATGACCAAGTTGTTATCGAAGCAGCAAAATCATGCATTGCAATTGTACAAGCTACTTCCCCACGTGATTCACAGAATGTTCAAAGTATAGGACTGATATTACGTGACCGTTTGGAAGATGTCAAGGAAGAGCAATTGCCATTATTTCTTCGCATAGTGGAAAGTTTGAACCGGTTTGATAATTTACCATTAATTGAAGCTACTTTTAGCATATTGAGTCAAAGAAATGTCGTCTCTTCCAGCTCATTGGATtatttgcaattttatTCCAGTGTTTTGAAGTTCcatgataatttgaattaCACTGTTGTTGAACGTATATCGAAGGATGTTGCCACTAACCTCGAAGATAGATCattaaatttgattttggaatcTTTGAGATGCCTTAGTATCCTTTTAAAACATAAAGAAGCTacaaaaatatcaaacattgatgaaattttagAGTTGTTGACGGACAAGGTGGAGAATAGTAAACAATACCCTAGTGATTTAGTACGTCTCGCAATTATTTGTCTTGGTGAAGCATTGGCTAATGACTTAGTATCATCAGAAAAGGGCGTATTAgaagttttcaaaacctCAGTTGGATACGAAGGAACAAGTAAGGTGACTATTGATGTACTTAAAAACTTGTACAATTTGAAGTCAATACCTGAGAATTATTCGTTGTTCATTATTGACAAGCTAACCAACTATATCCTTTCAAGTAATGAAGCAATCTCATTGGCTACTTTAACActattgaatgaaattgttcaaaaggTACCACCAAGGAAGTATGATGACATcatttttaatttgttgCAATTACTTCGAGTCACTAGTCCTTTGAATTACCAGTATATTTTTCTGATTTTCAACCACTTGTCTAATGACCTTCTTGGCGATGTGGAATATCGTAAGcaattgatgcaaataTTGATAAGATTGGTCAATGACAAAAAGATTAATGGTGATGACAGGCTATTTTTCTATTTGGTTGCAGCTGCATGTCAAGTGGATCAAGCAGTATATTCCCAATTGGAACAGGATTTATCTGCTAATCTCCAAATAACACCAAAAATCTTAGCTGTTTgtgctgatgatgaaaccaaacaagaattgattagTAAGAGACTGAAGGAATTCCATAATTATTACACTTGTGATATTAATAATCCtcatttttcttttgttatTTTGTTCTTAGCTTTCTCACATGGTGATGTACCTGATTTGCTGGTTGATTCCTTGATTCAACTTTTACAAAAGCCTGATTTTACCAATGATGCAAATGTTCAAGCAGCATCAACCGCGTTAGGGTTGGTAGCAGAAAGCGATACCGAAAAAGCCGTACCTCAAATCCTTAGTGCATACAGGGCCGAAAATCTCTCATCAGTACGTGgatcattgattgattctTTAAAGgtgattgttgatcaatgtGATCAAGGACAAAAGTTGCAAACTTGGCAATCTGTTTTCAGCTTGCAGTCTGAATATGACCATGATTTGGTCCCTGAATTGAGAAAATCGGGTGAACTCCTCGgttcaattgcattttcCATCAACGAACCGGAAATTAGacaatttggtgataatCAATCGGACAAGAGAAAGATTTATCTAATGTTGGTGGTTTCAAAGTCATTGATCAGTGGTCTTGAACTGTCCAACACTAATGATAAGTTATTGTCATATTTGGTTACTGCATCAATCACTTGGCTTGATATCGTTGATGTCGACATTAGACAAATTGTGGTCGGCAATTTGTTAACTGGAATTCACAGTAAACCAAATATCGTCTTGCCacttttgaacaatttgattttacCTCATTTGTATAAACAGCTAACAGCAGAAAAGGcattcaagaaaatcattACAATGGGTCCATACAAATACGTACTTGATCAAGGTTTGGAAATAAGAAAGCTTTGCTACGAGTTTATTTACTCGATTTTGGCTATAGACGAATCATCACTTGCCAAATACAATATTAATATTCAACTAATTGCCCAGAAAATAATTGAACATGGGCTAATCGATGATCAATCAGATATTATTGTTCTTTCATGtatgaatttattgaattttcttgatttgcATGAATCTCaatttaaagaattgattaagAATTCGAATCAAGAGTTtataaacaatttcattaatgGATTGAATACTCaattaaataaaaaattatcaGCAAAGGCATCATCTCAAGAAACTGAGAACCATCAAGAACGAATTAAATCGATAATCAAATTGTCgaaaaaaattaatgtGATGGTTGAAGCATTACAATCAGAGCTCAATGAtgcaaatttttttgatgcTTGGAATCAGTATCATAATaacattaaacaaaatttcGCCGTGTTTTACAATAGTGCAAAGATTTAG
- a CDS encoding Rit1 initiator tRNA methionine ribosyltransferase — protein MNPLFNQNNDINAVTKELKKSSLSFSNRLQSIIHDAKFVKLVHRELQLPLIANERCGLWYVPPNERVNTCYFKSTDGHTNVWSFSLRRLNLHLLPIVNENGGIIVVDSTRRGKPMPDALLKTIPIWCAVVNTIFFGESPDGSWLRTPLIVPRSEHNSIEKLIPKFVENVKELKLFDGETNKLDKPLIPRFFYPGCASEELDNDMFNICCVSVSKQVPVHKTIATRGDDGTMVSFDYVQGAADDHELWVPKSLVRFDANGFWQVLDRLIDPSIGYIPSWRGDDELLNIIRGSIKSDTSSSFEVQTVGGTGIYFGSVNHDVSFDELPFNTVILHDGIKVFDKDDSSTKQVNQYHIPNNKKGSNMLRSLMPKIIPKIDLSSPILILCGTGKDLSVGLVLVLLCLYFNLDWEKVDEAPPINKNLIKQHLGKLSNLYKVNPQRSTLQSINSYLFSNI, from the coding sequence ATGAATCCACtattcaatcaaaataatGATATCAATGCCGTAACCAAAGAACTCAAGAAATCGCTGctttcattttccaatagacttcaatcaataattcatgatgcaaaatttgttaAACTTGTACATCGGGAACTACAATTACCGTTAATTGCCAATGAACGATGTGGATTATGGTACGTTCCACCAAATGAACGTGTCAATACTTGTTACTTCAAATCAACTGATGGTCATACCAATGTTTggtctttttctttacGACGATTGAATTTGCATCTTTTACCAATAGTTAATGAAAACGGAGGAATAATTGTCGTTGATTCAACCAGACGAGGAAAACCAATGCCTGATGCTCTATTAAAGACGATTCCTATATGGTGTGCTGTTGTGAATACTATCTTTTTTGGAGAATCGCCAGATGGAAGTTGGCTACGAACTCCATTGATTGTACCACGAAGTGAACATAATTCTATTGAGAAACTCATACCGAAGTTTGTTGAGAACGTGAAGGAAttaaaattgtttgatgGGGAGACGAATAAGTTAGATAAACCGTTAATTCCAAGATTTTTTTACCCAGGTTGTGCTAGTGAAGAGTTGGATAACGATATGTTCAATATTTGTTGTGTATCTGTCTCAAAACAAGTCCCTGTGCATAAAACGATAGCCACTAGAGGAGATGATGGGACAATGGTTAGTTTTGATTATGTACAGGGGGCAGCTGATGATCATGAATTATGGGTTCCCAAGTCATTAGTCAGATTCGATGCTAATGGATTCTGGCAGGTTTTGGATAGATTAATTGATCCATCAATTGGATACATTCCATCGTGGAGAGGAGAcgatgaattgttgaatattatTCGAGGTCTGATAAAGAGTGATACCTCCCTGAGTTTTGAAGTGCAAACAGTGGGTGGAACAGGAATTTACTTTGGATCAGTAAACCATGACGTTTCTTTCGATGAGCTTCCGTTTAATACGGTTATATTGCATGATGGTATCAAAGTGTTCGACAAGGATGACAGTTCTACTAAACAAGTAAATCAATACCACATTCCCAATAATAAAAAAGGTTCAAATATGCTACGCTCACTAATGCCAAAGATTATTCCAAAGATTGATCTACTGTCACCAATCTTGATCTTATGTGGTACCGGTAAAGATCTAAGTGTTGGACTAGTTTTGGTACTACTTTGTCTTTACTTCAACCTTGATTGGGAGAAAGTGGATGAAGCTCcaccaatcaacaaaaacttGATTAAACAACATCTAGGTAAACTATCTAATCTATACAAAGTTAACCCTCAACGAAGTACATTACAAAGCATCAATAGttatttattttcaaatatataG
- a CDS encoding Spt2 protein (S. cerevisiae homolog SPT2 has role chromatin organization, RNA elongation from RNA polymerase II promoter, negative regulation of transcription from RNA polymerase II promoter, global, RNA polyadenylation), whose protein sequence is MGLSSILQQIEKRGKLPNKPTPQPSANEVKRSTPPVSVSKSSTSDKSIDPVVARLKEKRRLEREQAEAAKTKQNRDKSSKSNSTTKQARATTSTNSIQRPRQSTTKVRTTEPNWDQPPPVPAKKKLTFNDLMKKANQIDHDKLSIKFPQKSMSPEPTSPKSFPKKSTTVTRKPFTNTKVSNEPLNDKIATDKSKPIQKRPDSSVQKSLPRVPMPVRQPNAKIQERLKQKQLRSKQDRGYGYDEDDDDDDDDDDLSDFLVSDEEEDVVEERYNRDEIWAMFNKGKKRKYYEYNDYEDDDDDMEATGADVLKEELKSRLDAEREDRREMEEEKRRALEKQRRKMQR, encoded by the coding sequence ATGGGGTTATCTTCTATTCTTCAGCAAATTGAGAAGAGGGGTAAATTGCCAAACAAGCCTACTCCACAACCACTGGCTAATGAGGTAAAGAGAAGTACACCACCCGTGAGTGTATCCAAAAGTAGCACCAGTGACAAATCTATTGATCCCGTGGTTGCTCGATTGAAAGAGAAACGACGATTAGAGAGAGAACAGGCTGAAGCTGCCAAGACAAAGCAGAATAGAGACAAGAGTTCTAAATCTAATCTGACCACTAAACAAGCCAGAGCCACTACGTCAACAAACTCGATACAGAGACCACGGCAAAGTACAACGAAAGTAAGAACAACTGAACCTAACTGGGATcaaccaccaccagttCCAgctaaaaagaaattgactttTAATgacttgatgaagaaagCTAACCAAATCGATCATGacaaattatcaatcaagtttCCACAAAAGAGTATGTCTCCTGAACCAACGTCACCAAAGTCATTTCCAAAGAAAAGTACTACCGTGACTAGGAAGCCATTCACTAATACAAAAGTATCAAATGAACCACTAAATGACAAAATAGCTACAGATAAGAGCAAACCAATACAAAAGAGACCTGATCTGTCGGTTCAAAAATCATTGCCCAGGGTACCGATGCCTGTAAGACAACCAAACGCGAAAATACAAGAGCGACTCAAGCAGAAGCAATTGAGAAGTAAACAGGATCGAGGGTATGGCtacgatgaagatgatgatgatgatgatgatgatgatgatttgagtGACTTTCTTGTTTCcgatgaggaagaagatgttgttgaagaaagataTAACCGAGATGAAATCTGGGCCATGTTTAACAAGGGTAAGAAACGCAAATATTACGAATATAACGAttatgaagatgatgatgatgacatgGAAGCTACCGGAGCTGACGTCTTGAAGGAAGAATTGAAGTCTAGATTAGATGCTGAAAGAGAGGATAGAAGAGAAATGGAGGAAGAAAAACGACGGGCATtagaaaaacaaagaagaaagatgCAGCGCTAA